The region TTGACTTTTAATCTCAATTAGGGTGCCAATTTTGATTTCGGTAAATTTTTACTCAACCTGATCCGAAAGTCAAAAACCTTATAATTATATCCGGAACAATTACAAATCTTCTAATTAGACACCGCAGTACACACTCAATAATTTTGTACCAGCATAATAGGGTTTTAAAATCGTTGTACTATTATATCCGGTACAATACAAACTCGATTAATAAATATCGATAAATTTGTAATTTCAGTGAGTTggtttttttataaaaatagggCATAGTGTAATAGTACTAAATTAGTTATCATGAAAATTTATGATGCTTAGCTGAATGTGCCTAGCACTTCCAGCGAAACAGATACAAATGATCCTGTCAAAATTCTAACTAAATTTAAAAATTAGCCAGATTTCAAATTTCCTATGTTGTCCATATGCCTAATGATACAAATGAAATGCAAACATAAGGAGGATTGTGAAGTGGAATAAAGGTATTGATTATTATCAATATATGCATCTGAGCCTTACAGCAATACCCTTACTAGCAGCTAGTCATTGTCTGCATACACCTGACATGGGTGCATTACATGATAGAACATGTGGCATTGACATTGTCATCATTGAACATGTTGCTAACTTTATCATCACCTCGATGAGTGACATGAATGGAACCATGCTTATCACCATGGATATCGTTGTAGCCATGCCTCCAGTAATTGTAGCTCTCTTTGTACTCATTAGTCATGTCCTTGAAGTAGTTATAAGTAGTTGTGAAGTACAATGGTGGATTTGTAGGCCAAAACTCAGCCCTCTTCCCTGCTCTCCTCACTGCTTTCAGCACCTTGTTCCGATCCACGTAGCCGATTACTGTGACCTTTTCCATCTCTAGTTCAACTTGAACAGAATCCACTCCTGTTTTTTGCCACATTGATCAATTGATATAAGTTCACTAATTACAAAATGAAGTACTTGAACTATTCGATTCCTTAAAATTTGCATAAAATACGATCTATAAACCATAAAAGACAAATTACAAATATGGAAACCCCATGTTTGTAAAAGATGCACTTCTGGATGTGACAAACAAGTCTTGTTATGGGTCCCCAAGCACAGTGCAAAGGCAAACATATTCCCTTTTCTCTATCAGTTGCATGACTACAGTTAGCAGTATTATGGTGCCGTTTGGATTATGGGATTTCCATTCTCGTTAATTGGCTTGTAATCCCATGATCCAAACAGCTCCTATGTGTAAACTAAGAATACGTGTTGATGTTGATGCTAATTTGAAAAAATAATAAGAGGAATTTTCGTATAGGTGAATCTTTGTGTATGGCTATGATTCTACTAGATAATGCTATACAAGTGATTGATACTGCTGCTGTTTCATTACATTCTTAATTACAGAGCATCTACTGATTAACAATTCTGTAAAAATGTACTGGTATAAGTATACCTAAGAATCGTATTCTTGGTGCACCATGGAATAAATAGTAACAACAAACAGTATATGTACCTTTAAGCTTATAGATTGCATTTGAAACAACTCTCTCGCATCCGGTGCAGCACATCCTCACTTTTAGCTCTACAGTCTGTAAAGTGATCCAAAAATGTAAAAGCAGAAACCCGAAAGATGCTCACGAGCAAATTCCAGTATATATTACTAAAGAACACGGTTTTCCAATCAGCAAATAGAATAACACGGtgttattttaaaaatagttataCTCCCAACCCTCGTGTGCATAAATATATCTGATATTTGTCGAATAAGATAAAATGCGTCCATGCTTCCCCTGAAACTTGAACCCTGTATGATAAAGTGCGCCTGTCGTTCTTTGTAGAATATGAATCATGGCCTTGTTTCAAGTGTTCCTCCCTTGCCTTACCAGCTAAGCTACCCCGTGAAATTTATTAATGATAATCATCTTTTTTATATATACTTTCATCCATTAGGTTTGTTTATGTATATGTGCATAAACTGTGGTTTCTGAATTTTAAGAATTAGGACTGTCCTTTGAGAAAAGTTATCAGAGACATGAATATTCAACTGAAATTATCCCAACTGAACTGAGTAACTGATGGTTGAAATATATATGTATACTTGCGAAATTAATAGATTTCCTTATATTATAACATATCCTAAACTTCCTTCATTTAGGACAAGTGAAGGCACCAGTCAGCAGACAAATAAAGGTGCGGCAGATAAAAGAGTTGGGACCTTCTAGAATCAGTTTGTTATACCAGATACAGATAGTTAGCTGTGAGAACAGTTCTGTGCAGTGGGAATCAAGCTGTGCATATATAAGCTTTGTAAAACATTTCTGACTTTCTATACTGATGACATTTCATACAAAGAATATTCATCTGGTTCACAAAATTTCACTTAAGTAAAGTTTATCAACCTTCTAGCACTTCTAATTCTGGCGTTGGCCTTTTTTTGCAGGAAAAGAAACTGATCTGAATAGCGTGCCATAAGATAAATTGGCTAGCTCAATCAGGCACATGATATGGATGTACAACGCGGATAATGAATGTTAATTTTAAGCTTAACACGGATGACAAGAACAATATGCTTCTGTTGAAAAGATTTGCTACAGAAAATCTCAGACAGTATTGTATTGCACGTGTAAGGCATAAAAATTGTATTTTTACTGTctaaaaaaacaaaaagaaattCAACAAAGTGTGTTATATACTCCTAATATATTTGAAAATACGTTTGGCATCTTCTTAACTAGACCAGCTTCTTAAGATGTTACATTTTTGCCATTTTCTCCTTATTTTCGTGCTACTAAATTCTGTCACTTCCAAATAGTTCATAAACTT is a window of Apium graveolens cultivar Ventura chromosome 11, ASM990537v1, whole genome shotgun sequence DNA encoding:
- the LOC141698593 gene encoding heavy metal-associated isoprenylated plant protein 30-like, which produces MPKPRPLSLQTVELKVRMCCTGCERVVSNAIYKLKGVDSVQVELEMEKVTVIGYVDRNKVLKAVRRAGKRAEFWPTNPPLYFTTTYNYFKDMTNEYKESYNYWRHGYNDIHGDKHGSIHVTHRGDDKVSNMFNDDNVNATCSIM